The proteins below come from a single Drosophila teissieri strain GT53w chromosome 3L, Prin_Dtei_1.1, whole genome shotgun sequence genomic window:
- the LOC122618328 gene encoding arginine-glutamic acid dipeptide repeats protein isoform X16 has protein sequence MAASTQGEIRVGPGHQVNDVYAKLPDYNPISSFPIDKETDERELEESRWSPGVVADGDLLMFLRAARSMAAFQGMCDGGLEDGCLAASRDDTTINALDVLHDSGYDPGKALQALVKCPVSKGIDKKWTEDETKKFIKGLRQFGKNFFRIHKDLLPHKDTPELVEFYYLWKKTPGANNNRPHRRRRQSALRRNRVTRANNSNSNTPPKKEDTPEPQTATTATAAATAASETASRSSPAVSKEENSSLTEDDASECDSDSSLTHKRDESPSRMRTRNKQQNNNNSSTSSGNNTAGNGGGNATSISSGSTGGGAAGGNSSSKDQSANAVANGKRPKRGSETPDVSGGASVDSPKTPTKAVAESSANKRKGGKQDTPNKKKRTEQESNEPSAHEENAVKEKRKRPDSPVESMNSDSRPDSVLDDGESNTTDTTTAEQQSTKDSKDTVSCKEEREMVTNDLEAKAEEKAIKAEALAEDSKDSAIKNMDEETNIQAPISAETSLVDGPNPNALPSPVAAPITMKVPTIATVEALNASVDRKEAIEKMESCDSDPEMLKKLATIKQEVSPQQQQHLQQPSQQQMQQQLAPVGLQPPPSCPPSESVYIKKEPMEDSMDATCNQNSNEPQDLKVKIEIKNEDALKHSVGGMPPSGPCAPPSALHPLSGAPVESGQEPLHLQHMPHGPVPTQPPPGYLIDGQLKYGPPGQGVPPQPPQLHSDAAGGVSGAPPGAPTTPQKYPPEMEMKFAPQDLKYPPPPPLDALKYSQEMQAAAAAAAAAGKYDMKYMIEQQGKYNVELSAAHQPPSKPGYQDSLKIPDIKPGFGHMPHTVSSPMDAAHKYGPPPTSQESQQQQPQPSAHQVPPGATPPPGIAMPKPHYQHDVQTPPLGRPFEPTGLMLKYGDPLAAKYGPPQDLKYPMPPVSQAGPADIKPYGGENLIKSSPYGPPPESPIDASARSTPGQDSQGSNSNSQPPSMPPQPQQFQSPHPSPHMPSPAGGGLPPGMHPQNLIHGPPPGAAGGSGPQPPPPPTSLHQPTPTSAGPPSLQHGLHPGHQHSQLSAATSLPPSSIGIPPTLSTMAPSHMHPHLHPHAHLQGLHRPHDLPPSMHPHAPMPLSLQGHPQHGHGLPPSHPSQQQQQQQQQQTGGPAGTVRTPSPAQQPPRSLHDPQSSREPPTSQPSTTMAGSSGPGGPPPQQSPHAHRTSPLPGLAGSGPPPPGLIGHPMAIHPHLAHLPPGHPAHAALAHPGHHLLSHSIAGLGPGGGPIALLAGPGGLGGIPESALSRRPPPSPLPHSHASSAPLTAHSVASMTSTSMSLTTSTVPSSAFSRASPSVQISSSGGGPSGPGSVGPGGLPNSSAAAAAAAAAHRAASPASSVSSLSRQSPLHPVPQSPLSHHPSSSALSAAAAAVAERDRHALMRQQSPHMTPPPVSNASLMASPLSKMYAPQPGQRGLGTSPPPHLRPGASPPVIRHPQMPLPLPLIAPGGGIPQIGVHPGQSPYPHPLLHPSVFYSPHHHPFNSPYGYAPYGPGFPAYMKPPPQPGQLDPAAVMAAHHAGLQGPPTQQMRQDEQNAAAAAAAAAAEKQHQAAAAAAAQQHKAPQQQPPGGMPPNKPPTPKTPQGPGGGMPPGMGGPGTPTGLPPGAYPGSHMPGYPQGPPHGSPFAPQDGQPHGLKPTSHMDALRAHAHSANSAGMGGGHHPTEPLPIDIEPDPEPEIPSPTHNIPRGPSPEAKPDDTECHRSQSAIFVRHIDRGDYNSCTRTDLIFKPVADSKLARKREERDRKLAEKERERRQQQQQQQQQQQQQQAAAAQQAAQQAKMKAELKPPYADTPALRQLSEYARPHVAFRELEEIKNAQAAAASQSRLDPHWMEYYRRGIHPSQFPLYANPAISQMERERLGIPPPHHVGLDPGEHMVRMPQPPEAGFQLPPNVGQYPRPNMLIPREPHSDVLLRMSYADQLQAAEFQRQSLHDQYFRQRPR, from the exons ATGGCGGCCTCCACTCAAGGAGAAATTCGAGTGGGTCCCGGCCACCAGGTAAACGATGTCTAT GCAAAACTGCCCGATTATAATCCAATCTCAAGCTTCCCCATCGACAAGGAAACCGATGAACGTGAACTAGAGGAATCAAGATGGAGTCCAGGCGTTGTGGCCGATGGCGACTTGTTAATGTTCTTGCGTGCGGCTCGCTCCATGGCTGCATTTCAAGGAATGTGTGATGGTGGTTTAGAAGACGGTTGTTTGGCTGCCAGTCGCGACGACACTACAATAAACGCACTCGACGTG CTCCACGATTCTGGTTACGATCCAGGCAAAGCTCTACAAGCGCTCGTAAAGTGCCCCGTTTCGAAGGGCATCGACAAGAAGTGGACCGAGGACGAAACAAAGAAATTCATCAAGGGTCTGCGTCAGTTTGGGAAGAACTTCTTCCGCATCCATAAGGACCTGCTGCCGCACAAGGACACGCCAGAGCTGGTCGAGTTCTACTATCTGTGGAAGAAGACGCCCGGCGCGAACAACAATCGGCCACACAGGCGACGCCGCCAGAGCGCCCTGCGACGCAACCGTGTCACGCGGGcgaacaacagcaacagcaacactcCTCCGAAGAAGGAGGACACTCCCGAACCACAAACTgcgacgacggcgacggcggcggcaacCGCGGCGTCCGAGACGGCGAGTCGCTCCTCGCCCGCTGTCTCCAAGGAGGAGAACAGCTCGCTCACCGAGGACGACGCCAGCGAGTGCGACAGTGATTCGAGTCTGACCCACAAAAGGGATGAATCACCCTCAAGGATGAGGACGCGTAACAAGCaacagaacaacaacaacagcagcaccagcagcggTAACAACACGGCCGGAAACGGTGGCGGTAACGCCACATCCATAAGCAGCGGATCAACCGGCGGCGGTGCCGCTGGCGGCAACAGTTCGTCTAAGGATCAATCAGCCAACGCCGTGGCTAATGGCAAGCGACCCAAGAGGGGCTCCGAAACACCGGATGTTTCCGGCGGAGCCTCGGTCGATAGTCCCAAGACACCGACGAAGGCTGTGGCCGAGAGTTCGGCCAATAAGCGCAAGGGTGGCAAGCAGGATACGCCCAACAAAAAGAAGCGAACGGAGCAGGAGTCCAACGAGCCAAGCGCTCACGAGGAGAATGCCGTCAAAGAGAAGCGCAAGAGACCGGACAGCCCGGTTGAGAGCATGAACTCGGATAGCCGGCCGGATTCCGTGCTCGACGATGGGGAATCTAATACCACGGACACCACCACCGCCGAGCAGCAGTCGACAAAGGACAGCAAGGATACGGTCAGCTGCAAGGAGGAGCGTGAAATGGTCACCAACGATCTGGAGGCCAAGGCCGAGGAGAAGGCCATCAAGGCAGAGGCTTTGGCGGAGGACAGCAAGGATAGCGCCATCAAGAACATGGACGAGGAGACAAACATCCAGGCGCCTATCAGTGCAGAGACAAGTTTGGTGGATGGTCCAAATCCCAATGCCTTGCCCAGTCCAGTGGCCGCACCAATCACTATGAAGGTGCCCACAATTGCCACAGTTGAGGCGCTGAACGCGTCCGTGGATCGCAAGGAGGCCATCGAGAAGATGGAGTCGTGCGACAGCGATCCGGAGATGCTTAAAAAACTGGCAACCATTAAGCAGGAAGTAtctccgcagcagcagcagcatttgcaaCAGCCATcacagcagcagatgcagcagcaactcgcACCTGTTGGCTTACAGCCGCCTCCGTCTTGCCCGCCTTCAGAATCAGTCTATATCAAAAAGGAACCCATGGAGGACTCGATGGACGCCACCTGCAATCAGAACAGCAACGAACCGCAGGACCTGAAGGTGAAGATCGAGATTAAAAACGAGGATGCATTAAAGCACAGTGTCGGAGGTATGCCGCCTTCTGGACCCTGTGCACCGCCTTCGGCTCTACATCCACTCTCCGGAGCTCCGGTAGAGAGCGGCCAGGAGCCACTGCACCTGCAACACATGCCTCATGGACCGGTGCCAACGCAACCGCCTCCTGGCTATCTAATTGATGGCCAGCTAAAGTATGGACCACCGGGACAAGGCGTGCCTCCACAGCCTCCACAACTGCACAGCGATGCGGCTGGAGGAGTCAGTGGAGCACCGCCTGGAGCCCCGACCACGCCGCAGAAGTATCCGCCCGAGATGGAGATGAAGTTTGCTCCTCAGGATCTCAAGTATCCCCCACCGCCGCCCCTAGATGCACTCAAGTACAGCCAGGAGATGCaagctgcggcggcggcagcggctgcagctgGCAAGTACGATATGAAGTACATGATAGAGCAGCAGGGCAAGTACAACGTGGAGTTGTCAGCTGCCCATCAGCCGCCAAGCAAGCCAGGCTACCAGGATTCGCTAAAGATACCCGATATCAAGCCTGGTTTCGGCCACATGCCGCACACCGTGAGCTCACCGATGGACGCCGCCCATAAATACGGACCGCCTCCAACGTCGCAAGAgtcccagcaacagcagccccAGCCGTCGGCACATCAGGTACCGCCGGGAGCAACTCCACCACCTGGTATCGCCATGCCCAAGCCGCACTACCAACACGATGTGCAAACACCACCGTTGGGACGGCCCTTCGAGCCGACCGGACTTATGCTCAAGTATGGCGATCCATTGGCAGCCAAATACGGCCCGCCTCAGGATCTCAAGTACCCGATGCCGCCGGTCTCTCAGGCGGGACCAGCGGACATAAAGCCCTATGGCGGCGAGAATCTAATCAAGTCCTCACCGTACGGACCGCCGCCGGAGAGTCCTATTGATGCCTCAGCGCGCTCTACACCTGGTCAGGATAGCCagggcagcaacagcaattcACAGCCGCCCTCAATGCCCCCGCAACCCCAGCAGTTCCAGTCGCCGCATCCCTCGCCGCATATGCCTTCGCCAGCAGGTGGTGGGCTACCACCGGGAATGCATCCGCAAAATCTCATCCACGGCCCGCCACCAGGTGCAGCGGGCGGTAGTGGCCCCCAgccgcctccgccgcccaCATCGCTGCATCAGCCCACGCCCACGTCTGCAGGTCCACCCAGTCTGCAACATGGACTACATCCTGGCCACCAGCACTCACAGCTGTCTGCGGCTACATCGCTACCGCCGAGCTCGATTGGAATTCCTCCCACGCTCTCGACTATGGCGCCCTCGCACATGCACCCGCACCTTCATCCACATGCGCATCTGCAGGGTCTCCATCGGCCGCACGATCTGCCGCCCAGTATGCATCCACATGCTCCCATGCCGCTGTCGTTGCAGGGACATCCGCAGCACGGACATGGATTGCCGCCCTCGCATCCTtctcagcaacagcagcaacaacaacaacaacagaccGGCGGACCAGCTGGCACAGTGCGAACTCCGTCACCTGCCCAGCAGCCGCCGAGATCCCTGCACGATCCGCAATCGTCTCGAGAGCCGCCCACCTCGCAGCCCTCGACCACAATGGCAGGATCGAGTGGTCCAGGTGGACCACCGCCGCAACAGTCGCCGCACGCGCATCGAACATCGCCGTTGCCAGGACTCGCGGGAAGTGGACCTCCACCACCGGGACTCATCGGTCATCCGATGGCCATACACCCGCACCTGGCCCACTTGCCGCCCGGACATCCTGCACACGCAGCGCTCGCTCATCCTGGACACCATCTGCTGTCGCACTCGATAGCGGGCTTGGGACCTGGCGGTGGACCGATCGCGCTGCTGGCCGGTCCCGGCGGGCTTGGAGGTATTCCAGAGTCCGCTCTAAGTCGCCGCCCCCCGCCCTCACCCCTGCCACACTCGCATGCCTCTTCGGCCCCACTGACGGCCCATTCGGTGGCCAGTATGACGTCCACCAGTATGTCGCTGACCACCAGCACGGTGCCATCATCTGCCTTTAGCCGCGCCAGTCCCAGCGTACAGATCTCGAGCAGCGGGGGTGGTCCTTCAGGCCCCGGAAGCGTTGGACCTGGTGGATTGCCAAACTCttcggcagcggcagcagctgcggcagctgctCATCGTGCAGCGTCCCCGGCCTCCAGCGTCAGCAGCCTGAGTCGGCAGAGTCCGCTGCATCCGGTGCCGCAGTCGCCGCTCAGCCATCATCCGTCGTCCTCTGCGTTATCTGCCGCGGCAGCTGCCGTGGCGGAACGGGATCGACATGCGCTGATGCGTCAGCAATCGCCACATATGACTCCACCCCCGGTGTCCAATGCCTCTTTAATGGCAAGTCCCCTGAGCAAAATGTACGCTCCTCAGCCGGGTCAGAGGGGCTTGGGAACATCACCGCCACCGCACTTGCGGCCTGGAGCATCACCGCCGGTCATTCGCCACCCGCAGATGCCTCTGCCGTTGCCATTGATTGCGCCTGGCGGAGGAATACCGCAGATTGGAGTGCATCCGGGTCAGTCACCGTATCCGCACCCGCTACTGCATCCCTCGGTATTTTACTCGCCGCACCACCATCCCTTCAATTCGCCATACGGCTATGCGCCCTATGGTCCTGGATTCCCGGCGTACATGAAGCCGCCACCACAGCCGGGACAGCTTGATCCGGCAGCCGTGATGGCGGCCCACCATGCTGGATTGCAAGGACCGCCGACACAGCAGATGCGCCAGGACGAGCAGAATGCAgcggccgccgctgcagcagcagctgctgagAAACAACACCAagcggctgcagcagcggcagcacaGCAGCACAAGGCGCCCCAACAACAACCGCCCGGCGGAATGCCACCCAACAAACCGCCGACGCCAAAGACGCCACAGGGTCCAGGCGGTGGAATGCCCCCTGGAATGGGTGGACCGGGAACACCGACGGGACTACCGCCCGGTGCTTATCCAGGCAGCCATATGCCGGGATATCCACAAGGACCGCCACATGGATCACCCTTTGCGCCGCAAGATGGTCAGCCTCACGGACTAAAGCCCACATCGCACATGGACGCCCTGCGAGCCCATGCGCACTCAGCCAACTCGGCGGGAATGGGTGGAGGACACCATCCTACGGAGCCAT TGCCCATTGATATTGAACCGGATCCAGAGCCAGAAATTCCCAGTCCAACGCACAACATACCACGTGGTCCAAGTCCCGAAGCAAAACCGGACGACACCGAATGCCATCGCTCTCAGTCTGCCAT ATTTGTGCGTCACATCGATCGCGGGGATTACAATTCATGCACGAGAACAGATTTGATCTTCAAGCCGGTGGCCGACTCAAAGTTGGCCCGCAAGCGAGAAGAACGCGACCGCAAGCTGGCCGAAAAGGAGCGTGAGCGGCGACAG cagcagcagcaacaacaacagcagcagcaacaacagcaagcagCTGCGGCGCAACAGGCGGCACAGCAAGCCAAGATGAAGGCGGAGCTAAAGCCTCCATATGCGGATACACCGGCACTGCGTCAACTGTCTGAGTATGCTCGTCCCCACGTCGCCTTCAG GGAACTGGAGGAGATCAAAAACGCACAAGCTGCTGCGGCGAGTCAATCCAGACTAGACCCGCACTGGATGGAGTACTATCGACG CGGCATTCACCCCTCGCAGTTCCCACTGTATGCGAATCCGGCGATATCGCAGATGGAGAGGGAGCGTCTGGGAATTCCACCTCCGCACCATGTGGGGTTGGACCCGGGCGAGCACATGGTGCGTATG CCGCAACCACCGGAGGCCGGTTTCCAACTGCCAC CGAATGTTGGCCAGTATCCGCGGCCAAATATGCTTATACCTAGGGAGCCGCACTCGGATGTCCTGCTACGCATGTCCTATGCCGACCAACTACAG GCCGCCGAGTTCCAGCGACAGTCCCTGCACGATCAGTACTTTAG ACAACGGCCCAGATAA